In Halobacteria archaeon AArc-dxtr1, the sequence TGTCTGCGGTCTCGCCGCTCTGGGTAACAGCGATCACCAGCGTCCCGTCGTCGACGGGCGGAGCGGCGACGGAGTACTCGTTTGCCAGCAGCGCCGTCGCCTTCACGCCGGCCCGGTTGAGCGCGACCGCACCGTAGTAGGCCGCGTGATACGAGGTTCCGCAGGCGACGAGCTGAACGTCCGTGACGTCGGCGAACGCACCTGGCTCGAACCCCTCGAGGGAGATGCCGCCGGTCTCTGGGTTGATTCGGCCTTCGATCGCCTGTGCGATCGACGTCGGCTGTTCTTCGATCTCCTTTCGCATGAAGTGGTCGTAGGCACCCTTCCCGGCCTGTTCGGGGTCCCACTCGACGGTCTCACGCTCTCGGGAGATCTGATTCCCCCCGAGGTCGGTGAACTCGACGCCGTCGGGTTCGACGATGGCGACGTCGCCGTCCTCCAGGTAGACGACGGTGTCCGTGTACTCGAGAAACGCCGGCACGTCGCTGGCCAGGAAGTACTCGCCGTTCTCGATGCCGACGACCAGCGGCGAGCCCTGCCGGGCAGCGTACAGCGTGTGCTCGCCCGAGCGCATCGCCGCGACCGCGTAGTTTCCGTCGAGCTCGTCGACCGCCTTACGGAAGGCCGACTCGGTGTCGAGGCCGGCGTCGACGTAGTGCTGGATGAGGTGGGGGATGACTTCGGTGTCGGTATCGCTCGTGAACTCGTGGCCGACCTCGCGGAGGCGGGATTTGAGGGCGGCGTAGTTCTCGACGATGCCGTTGTGAACCACCGCGATGTCCTCGGTGTGGTCGGTGTGTGGGTGGGCGTTCTCGTCTGTCGGCGGCCCGTGCGTGCTCCAGCGGGTGTGGCCGATGCCGACGGTGCCGTCGAACGGGCTCGTATCGAGCGCTTGCCGGAGCTCCGAGACTTGCCCCGAGCGCTTCTCGACGTCGATTCCGGAGCCGTTCTGGATCGCGACGCCGGCCGAGTCGTAGCCGCGGTACTCGAGGTTTTCGAGGCCGGTCAAAAGCGGCTCGAGTGCGCTTCCGTCACCGACGCGGCCGATAATCCCACACATCAGCTGCTCACCTCGCCGAAGGCAGAGTCGTTCGCGACCGCGTTCGAGCGGTCGCGCCAGCGGAACGAAGGGCCGAGTGAGCCGTACTCGATCATGCACCCATCGAGTCCGGCACAGCCTATTACTATAGATCCGTTACTGGACCGTGTAGCACTTGGCTACTGACCAGTCGACTACCGGCACGAACAACACCCGCCGACGTCGCGTCCGTAGGTCCGCTTTCGGAATGGACGGGCTACAGCTGATCTCCACTCGTCAACAGTAGGCCCCGAGTTCGTCCGCAGGGAACAACGGCGGTCGATGGCGTTGACCGACATCCGACGACTTATTACGACGCCGTTCATCGTTCCAAGCGAGACCGTCCGTTTCCACAACACGACACATGTGTCGATCGATTTCCGGACGATCGCGATACTAAACGGCCGCCGCAGTACCACCAATTAATGACGACTGTAGACCTGACATACTCGATCGTCTCCGCCCTCTCATCCGACGGGTTTCGACAACTGCTCGAAGAGCCCGTCCTCGTCTTTACGATCGCGATGGCCGTCTTTCTCGTCGGGCCGTTGCTGGTCAAGCGCCTCGGTCAGCCCGGCATCGTCGGCCCGGTCATCCTCGGGGCTATCATCGGCCCCGGCGCGCTCGGCATCATCGAACACTCCGAGGCGATTATCCTGCTTGGCGAGGTCGGCCTGATCTACCTCCTGTTTACCGTCGGTCTCGACCTCGATTTACAGGGCTTTCTCGAGGCGCCCGAAAACGCCGCCCTGTTCGGGTTGGTCAGCTTCTTTCTCCCGTTTATCGTCGGGACGATCACGCTGATTACGATTCTCGGACTCGAGCCACTCGCAGCACTGTTACTCTCGTCGGTGTTTGCCTCGCATACGCTGCTTGCCTACCCAGTCGTCAATCGGCTGAGCGTCACGAAGAATCGAGCCGTAACCGCCGTCTTCGGCGGCATTCTCTTTACCGACACGCTCGCGTTGGTCGTACTCGCAGTCGTCACCGGCGCGATCGAAGACGGACTCTCGCTGTGGCTGTTCGGGAGTATCGTCGCCTCCCTGGTGATCCTGTTCGGCCTAGCCTGGTTCGTGATCCCGCCGATTTCGCGGTGGTTCTTCCAGAACTTCAGCCAGGAGAGCTACTTCGAGTTCCTGTTCGTGATGGTCGCGATCTTCGCGGCTGCGAGCCTCGCCGAACTGCTCGATATCTCGCCGATTCTCGGCGCCTTCGTCGCCGGAATCGCCCTGAATCGCCAGATCCCGGCGGGTGGAACCCTGATGAATCGGATCGAGTTCGTCGGCAACGCGCTGTTTATCCCCTTCTTCCTGTTGCACGTCGGGATGCAGGTCGATCTCGGCGTCGTCTTCGATGGGGTCCGGACGATCGAGGTTGCTGTCGTCATCATCGCCGTGATGATCCTGACCAAAGGAGCCGCAGCCTGGATCGTCTCCCGGATTCAGGGATACGACGACAACGAGCGTGGCGTCATCTTCGGGCTCTCGACCGGCCAGGCGGCGGCCGCGCTCGCAATCACGCTCATCGGTTTCGACCTCGGGCTGTTCGGCGAGGCGATCCTCAACGCC encodes:
- the glmS gene encoding glutamine--fructose-6-phosphate transaminase (isomerizing); translated protein: MCGIIGRVGDGSALEPLLTGLENLEYRGYDSAGVAIQNGSGIDVEKRSGQVSELRQALDTSPFDGTVGIGHTRWSTHGPPTDENAHPHTDHTEDIAVVHNGIVENYAALKSRLREVGHEFTSDTDTEVIPHLIQHYVDAGLDTESAFRKAVDELDGNYAVAAMRSGEHTLYAARQGSPLVVGIENGEYFLASDVPAFLEYTDTVVYLEDGDVAIVEPDGVEFTDLGGNQISRERETVEWDPEQAGKGAYDHFMRKEIEEQPTSIAQAIEGRINPETGGISLEGFEPGAFADVTDVQLVACGTSYHAAYYGAVALNRAGVKATALLANEYSVAAPPVDDGTLVIAVTQSGETADTLSALRSANDAGASTLTVTNVVGSSATRKADAQLLIRAGPEIGVAATKTFSSQAVALSLLAERIQTDVTGEPSAEREATLAALAAMPDQLSALLDRSEAESIARQYHDSRSYFFIGRGLGYPVALEGALKFKEITYEHAEGFASGELKHGPLALVTPETPVFAVFTGVEDEKTLKNAEEAQTRGAPVIAVCPPGHEATAVADAHLEIPETEPTVAGLLANVQLQLVSYYAADLLGRSIDKPRNLAKSVTVE
- a CDS encoding cation:proton antiporter; this encodes MTTVDLTYSIVSALSSDGFRQLLEEPVLVFTIAMAVFLVGPLLVKRLGQPGIVGPVILGAIIGPGALGIIEHSEAIILLGEVGLIYLLFTVGLDLDLQGFLEAPENAALFGLVSFFLPFIVGTITLITILGLEPLAALLLSSVFASHTLLAYPVVNRLSVTKNRAVTAVFGGILFTDTLALVVLAVVTGAIEDGLSLWLFGSIVASLVILFGLAWFVIPPISRWFFQNFSQESYFEFLFVMVAIFAAASLAELLDISPILGAFVAGIALNRQIPAGGTLMNRIEFVGNALFIPFFLLHVGMQVDLGVVFDGVRTIEVAVVIIAVMILTKGAAAWIVSRIQGYDDNERGVIFGLSTGQAAAALAITLIGFDLGLFGEAILNAVVLMVLVTALVSSWLTERAATQLALERDPGDDDGGITDPSILLPLSHNAELQRRLLEMAFVIKGDRGTEPVHVLTVVQPDSSTPTEEQVASVRAELDDAAETGDAAEIPVETETRVNHNVASGIVQGSIEVQADQIIMGWDATQTFRHRIFGSIIDQVLERTALPVLVSRLGHPINTTERIHVVVPMGADHHEGFYESVHLVKRLATNIGIPITVHVVEGETHQFERLFGLVEEDVSAEFTRVDNWGSLLPTLEQRADENDLIVTISPRRGDVGWNAALEDLPSRLVELPPASFITIHPRQGEPEYDRQYLRIK